A stretch of Acidobacteriota bacterium DNA encodes these proteins:
- a CDS encoding Ig-like domain-containing protein: protein MDRDVKGLVARRRVRPGRAVLVACALSLGVVALVTCVRQDPIAPDGSMIAVSANPQTVVVQGGVAGQTHITATLRSKNGTRLPDQEVVFSSSAGTLTPPAQTSVITNNQGQATSVLNTTVSATVTAFSGSIMGTTSVNVVSGNLSSVSLDADVQSLSTCTQTVTFTASATDPNNNGVAGLTIVFQTTSIASRNLLQGSFNPTQPKTDVNGDAVSVFTPAQSFCSQNCSPTATPTPPNGGACGIQVVAKDVSGAFVSPPIQVTTAIP from the coding sequence ATGGATCGAGACGTGAAAGGGCTCGTCGCCCGCCGCCGGGTGCGTCCGGGTCGGGCCGTTCTCGTCGCCTGCGCCCTGTCGCTGGGCGTCGTCGCCCTCGTGACGTGCGTGCGGCAGGACCCCATCGCCCCCGACGGAAGCATGATCGCCGTCTCGGCCAACCCGCAGACCGTCGTCGTTCAAGGCGGGGTCGCCGGGCAGACGCACATCACGGCGACGCTTCGCTCCAAGAACGGCACCCGCCTTCCCGACCAGGAGGTGGTCTTCTCCAGTTCCGCGGGGACGCTGACGCCGCCGGCGCAGACCTCCGTCATCACCAACAACCAGGGGCAGGCGACGAGCGTGCTCAACACGACGGTGAGCGCGACGGTGACCGCGTTCAGCGGATCGATCATGGGGACGACGTCGGTCAACGTTGTGAGCGGGAACCTGAGCAGCGTTTCGCTCGACGCCGACGTCCAGAGCCTCTCCACCTGCACTCAGACCGTGACCTTCACAGCCTCTGCGACGGATCCCAATAACAACGGAGTCGCGGGGCTGACGATCGTCTTCCAGACGACGTCCATCGCCAGTCGCAACCTCCTCCAGGGGAGCTTCAATCCGACGCAGCCGAAGACCGACGTGAACGGGGACGCGGTGTCGGTATTCACGCCGGCTCAGAGCTTCTGCAGCCAGAATTGCTCGCCGACGGCTACTCCGACCCCGCCGAACGGCGGGGCGTGCGGCATCCAGGTGGTCGCGAAGGACGTATCAGGGGCGTTCGTCTCCCCCCCGATCCAGGTCACGACGGCGATACCATGA
- a CDS encoding insulinase family protein: MIRREILPNGLTLLTETMPNIRSVCLGVWLKQGSRQETEAENGVSHFIEHLLFKGTERRTAKEIAKTIDSIGGQCDAFTSKEYTCFYARVLDDHASVAFDLLSDIVLRPRFDPEHIEKERKVIFEEIKMVEDSPDELVYDLFTETIWRDHPLGRPIQGTVESVTALGPEMLGKFFRSSYHPGNVVISAAGNLDHPRLTALIKETFSSLSDGTPPRPIGIPQHRAEIVLREKKELEQLHLCIGVPALAQNDPERYSGYVLNTLLGGTMSSRLFQNIREDRGLAYNVFSAMNSFADTGYFAVYAATRPGGGGEVVSQICEELVKVKEVKVDAVELKGAKDHLKGNLMLSLESSSSRMSNLARQDIYFQRQFSLDEIIAEIDKVTSEQVQSLARSMLDGRKCTAAVLGRLDGLNLSREQFAF, from the coding sequence ATGATCAGACGCGAGATCCTTCCCAACGGTCTCACTCTCCTCACCGAGACGATGCCGAACATCCGCTCGGTCTGCCTCGGCGTGTGGCTCAAGCAGGGCTCGCGCCAGGAGACCGAGGCCGAGAACGGCGTCTCGCACTTCATCGAGCACCTGCTCTTCAAGGGGACCGAGAGGCGCACGGCCAAGGAGATCGCGAAGACGATCGACTCCATCGGCGGGCAGTGCGACGCCTTCACGTCGAAGGAGTACACCTGCTTCTACGCCCGCGTCCTCGACGATCACGCCAGCGTGGCGTTCGACCTCCTCTCCGACATCGTGCTCCGCCCCCGCTTCGACCCCGAGCACATCGAGAAGGAGAGAAAGGTCATCTTCGAGGAGATCAAGATGGTCGAGGACAGCCCCGACGAGCTGGTCTACGACCTCTTCACCGAGACGATCTGGCGCGATCACCCCCTCGGACGGCCGATCCAGGGGACCGTCGAGTCGGTCACGGCCCTCGGCCCGGAGATGCTCGGGAAGTTCTTCCGCTCGTCGTACCATCCCGGCAACGTCGTCATCTCCGCGGCGGGAAACCTCGATCACCCGCGCCTCACGGCGCTCATCAAGGAGACCTTCTCGTCGCTGTCCGACGGCACCCCCCCGAGGCCCATCGGCATCCCTCAGCACCGGGCCGAGATCGTTCTCAGGGAGAAGAAGGAGCTCGAGCAGCTGCACCTGTGCATCGGCGTTCCGGCCCTGGCGCAGAACGATCCCGAGAGGTACAGCGGCTACGTCCTCAACACGCTCCTCGGGGGCACGATGTCGTCGAGGCTCTTCCAGAACATCCGCGAGGATCGCGGGCTCGCCTACAACGTCTTCTCGGCCATGAACTCGTTCGCCGACACGGGCTACTTCGCGGTCTACGCCGCGACGCGCCCCGGCGGGGGGGGCGAGGTCGTGAGCCAGATCTGCGAGGAGCTCGTGAAGGTGAAAGAGGTCAAGGTCGACGCCGTGGAGCTGAAGGGGGCCAAGGATCACCTCAAGGGGAACCTCATGCTCTCGCTCGAGTCGTCGTCGTCGCGCATGAGCAACCTCGCGAGGCAGGACATCTATTTCCAGCGGCAGTTCTCCCTGGACGAGATCATCGCGGAAATCGACAAAGTCACGAGCGAGCAGGTGCAGAGCCTCGCCCGCTCCATGCTCGACGGCCGCAAGTGCACCGCCGCGGTTCTCGGGCGTCTCGACGGATTGAACCTGAGCCGCGAACAGTTCGCGTTCTGA
- a CDS encoding MBL fold metallo-hydrolase — MRVTVLGSGSAGNATLVEGSRGMILIDLGLSEREASRRLRALGVEPREIAAVLVSHEHGDHVSGAPLFSRKNGVPVFTTRDTAAAAGLGESVVAGLVVIEAGRAFEVAGLRVHPFSVPHDAVDNVGYVVEEDGRRVGYATDLGYPSAVASERLRGCDVLVVEANHDVTMLRSGAYPAHVKQRVMGRTGHLSNDQAAELLAVTVTPSTRTVFLAHLSEKNNDGRLALETGRAALRAIGRDAVHLELTYQKHPSRPAEV, encoded by the coding sequence ATGAGGGTCACGGTCCTCGGGAGCGGTTCCGCAGGGAACGCCACGCTCGTCGAGGGTTCACGCGGCATGATCCTGATCGACCTGGGGCTGAGCGAGCGGGAGGCGTCGCGCCGGCTCCGCGCTCTCGGCGTCGAGCCCCGCGAGATCGCCGCCGTGCTCGTCTCGCACGAGCACGGGGACCACGTCTCCGGCGCCCCGCTCTTCTCGAGGAAGAACGGCGTCCCGGTCTTCACGACGCGGGACACCGCGGCCGCGGCGGGTCTCGGGGAATCGGTGGTCGCGGGGCTCGTCGTCATCGAGGCCGGCCGCGCCTTCGAGGTGGCCGGGCTGCGCGTGCACCCCTTCAGCGTGCCGCACGACGCGGTCGACAACGTCGGGTACGTGGTCGAGGAGGACGGGAGGCGCGTCGGGTACGCCACCGATCTCGGGTACCCGTCCGCCGTCGCGTCGGAGCGACTCCGCGGCTGCGACGTCCTGGTCGTCGAGGCGAACCACGACGTTACGATGCTCCGCTCGGGAGCGTACCCTGCGCACGTGAAGCAGCGCGTCATGGGACGGACCGGACACCTGTCGAACGACCAGGCAGCGGAGCTGCTCGCCGTCACGGTGACGCCCTCGACGCGGACGGTCTTCCTGGCGCACCTTTCGGAGAAGAACAACGACGGCCGGCTGGCTCTCGAGACGGGGCGCGCGGCACTCCGCGCGATCGGCCGCGACGCCGTCCACCTGGAGCTGACCTACCAGAAGCACCCGAGCCGTCCGGCCGAGGTGTGA
- a CDS encoding adenylosuccinate lyase, with amino-acid sequence MISRYTLPEMGRIWDEENKLRSWLRVEIAAAEAMAEEGIVPQEAVAAIKEKGAVDLARVLAIEKTTRHDVIAFVTSVAEKVGPEGRWLHFGMTSSDCLDTALALQMVESAQLVLRELRRLKEAVKRRAIEHKRTPCIGRTHGIHAEPITFGLKLASWHAQIERDEARLDAAHESIRAGKISGAVGTFAHLDPSIEERVCASLGLEPDPASTQIIQRDRHAEYLYALASLGASLDRFATEIRHLQRTEVREAEEPFAEGQKGSSAMPHKRNPVTCEQVSGLSRLLRTNLIAALENVPLWHERDISHSSVERVILPDSSILAHYLVVKFTEVVEGMKVFPDRMRQNLEATHGVVFSQPLLLALTRTGGSREEAYAAVQKAAMASWQSGRPFREMVLADAAITSRLSRDEIERAFDLNHQLRNVDAIFERVFA; translated from the coding sequence GTGATCTCACGCTACACGCTCCCCGAGATGGGCAGGATATGGGACGAGGAGAACAAGCTGCGGTCGTGGCTCCGGGTGGAGATCGCCGCGGCGGAGGCGATGGCCGAGGAGGGAATCGTCCCCCAGGAGGCCGTGGCCGCCATCAAGGAGAAGGGGGCGGTCGACCTCGCTCGCGTTCTCGCGATCGAAAAGACGACTCGGCACGACGTGATCGCGTTCGTCACCTCCGTCGCCGAGAAGGTCGGCCCCGAGGGGCGCTGGCTCCACTTCGGCATGACCTCGTCGGACTGCCTCGACACCGCGCTCGCGCTCCAGATGGTGGAGTCGGCGCAGCTGGTCCTGAGGGAGCTCCGGCGCCTCAAGGAGGCGGTGAAGCGGCGGGCGATCGAGCACAAGCGGACCCCCTGCATCGGCCGCACGCACGGCATCCACGCGGAGCCGATCACGTTCGGCCTGAAGCTCGCGTCGTGGCACGCGCAGATCGAGAGGGATGAGGCGAGGCTCGATGCCGCCCACGAGTCGATCCGCGCGGGGAAGATCTCGGGCGCCGTCGGCACCTTCGCGCACCTCGACCCGTCGATCGAGGAGAGGGTCTGCGCCTCCCTCGGCCTCGAGCCCGATCCCGCTTCGACCCAGATCATCCAGCGCGACCGCCACGCCGAATACCTCTACGCCCTGGCCTCGCTGGGGGCGTCGCTCGATCGGTTCGCGACGGAGATCCGCCACCTGCAGCGCACCGAGGTGCGCGAGGCCGAGGAGCCGTTCGCGGAGGGGCAGAAGGGCTCCTCGGCGATGCCGCACAAGCGCAACCCCGTGACCTGCGAGCAGGTCTCGGGCCTCTCGCGCCTGCTCCGGACGAACCTGATCGCGGCGCTCGAGAACGTGCCGCTCTGGCACGAGCGCGACATCTCCCACTCGTCGGTGGAACGGGTCATCCTTCCCGACAGCAGCATCCTCGCCCACTACCTCGTGGTGAAGTTCACCGAGGTGGTCGAGGGGATGAAGGTCTTCCCGGACCGGATGCGCCAGAACCTCGAGGCGACGCACGGCGTCGTCTTCTCGCAGCCGCTGCTCCTCGCGCTCACGCGCACCGGCGGATCGCGCGAGGAGGCGTACGCCGCCGTGCAGAAGGCGGCGATGGCGTCGTGGCAGTCGGGCCGGCCGTTCCGCGAGATGGTTCTCGCCGACGCCGCGATCACCTCGCGCCTCTCCCGCGACGAGATCGAGAGGGCCTTCGATCTGAATCACCAGCTCCGGAACGTCGACGCGATCTTCGAGAGGGTCTTCGCGTGA
- the dut gene encoding dUTP diphosphatase: protein MDEESSPIEVLIQRLPGNDLPLPARSTAQSAGYDLRACLDAPLTLEPMRRALVPTGFAIALPPGWEAQIRPRSGLALEHGITMLNTPGTIDADYRGEIKVLAVNLGDRPVTLRRGDRIAQMVLARVPGTSLRETDALPATPRGAGGFGHTGSR from the coding sequence ATGGACGAAGAGTCAAGCCCCATCGAGGTCCTGATCCAGCGCCTCCCGGGGAACGATCTGCCGCTCCCGGCGCGGTCGACCGCCCAGTCGGCCGGCTACGACCTGCGCGCCTGCCTCGACGCCCCTCTCACCCTCGAGCCCATGCGCCGCGCCCTCGTCCCGACCGGCTTCGCCATCGCGCTGCCGCCGGGATGGGAGGCGCAGATCCGCCCCCGCTCGGGCCTCGCGCTCGAGCACGGGATCACGATGCTCAACACCCCGGGGACGATCGACGCCGACTACCGCGGCGAGATCAAGGTGCTCGCCGTCAACCTGGGCGACCGGCCCGTGACGCTGCGCCGCGGCGACCGGATCGCGCAGATGGTCCTCGCGCGGGTTCCCGGCACCTCGCTGCGGGAGACCGACGCGCTCCCTGCGACCCCTCGAGGCGCCGGCGGCTTCGGCCACACGGGATCGAGATGA
- the purQ gene encoding phosphoribosylformylglycinamidine synthase subunit PurQ, producing the protein MAEPLSRIHGSGGPRFGVVVFPGSNSDRDAFHVLKDVLSQDTVWLWHKDVDLKGCDVVVLPGGFAHGDYLRCGAIARFSPIMTEVASHAKRGGYVLGICNGFQVLVEAGLLPGALIRNTELRFISRNVHARVEREGTAFSSGLPKGAVLTMPISHGEGNYVADPGTLERLEGEGRVLFRYTSPEGRLDPAFNFNGSMNAIAGILNERGNVMGLMPHPERMAEKILGGDDGLAIFTSLVASAGLAAAPGGRR; encoded by the coding sequence ATGGCGGAGCCTTTGAGCAGGATCCATGGGAGCGGCGGCCCCCGATTCGGCGTCGTGGTCTTCCCCGGGTCCAACAGCGATCGAGACGCGTTTCACGTCCTGAAGGACGTCCTCTCCCAGGACACGGTGTGGCTGTGGCACAAGGACGTGGACCTCAAGGGGTGCGACGTCGTCGTGCTCCCGGGCGGCTTCGCGCACGGCGACTACCTGCGGTGCGGCGCCATCGCTCGATTCTCCCCGATCATGACCGAGGTCGCCTCGCACGCGAAGCGGGGCGGCTACGTCCTCGGGATCTGCAACGGCTTCCAGGTGCTCGTCGAGGCGGGGCTCCTTCCCGGGGCGCTCATCCGCAACACGGAGCTGAGGTTCATCAGCCGCAACGTCCACGCGCGGGTCGAGCGGGAGGGGACGGCCTTCAGCTCCGGCCTCCCGAAGGGCGCGGTCCTGACGATGCCCATCTCCCACGGCGAGGGGAACTACGTCGCGGACCCCGGGACGCTCGAGAGGCTCGAGGGGGAGGGGCGGGTGCTCTTCCGCTACACGTCCCCCGAGGGACGGCTCGACCCGGCCTTCAACTTCAACGGCTCGATGAACGCGATCGCCGGGATCCTCAACGAGAGGGGGAACGTCATGGGACTCATGCCGCACCCCGAGCGCATGGCCGAGAAGATCCTCGGCGGCGACGACGGACTCGCCATCTTCACGTCGCTCGTCGCCTCCGCGGGCCTCGCCGCGGCGCCGGGAGGCCGCCGATGA
- a CDS encoding mechanosensitive ion channel family protein, with protein sequence MSGWLHDVAEDFPHTWPALASLLFVAAGALFGKLLGYLLSRYAESLAARVATPLPRDRRLRIRRYSFATLLAWGTHEAFHLLLLPDRIERALLAVSFGLGVLFAALLARQILVLSLSLYAADVATRTHQPIDTQFIPLVRKLATVFIVATAAVITLKGYGYDISTLVVSLGVGSLAIGLGMQQTVANMIAGFTIMLDRPFRIGDRVQLSTGEVGDVLEIGLRSTRVLALDHSTVIIPNSQMANERIVNHSYPDVSFRPILRFGVAYGSDPPKVKRVLAEVLESVALVERKPPPSIAFTGFGESSMAVAVRFTVASYRNDGQAVDEVVSGIARRFEEEGIVIPAAVHIVAPAGGAGGGDRPARS encoded by the coding sequence GTGAGCGGATGGCTCCACGACGTGGCGGAGGACTTCCCGCACACGTGGCCCGCGCTCGCCTCGCTCCTCTTCGTCGCCGCGGGAGCGCTGTTCGGGAAGCTCCTGGGCTACCTCCTCTCGAGGTACGCGGAGAGCCTCGCCGCGCGGGTCGCGACGCCGCTCCCGCGGGATCGGCGGCTCAGGATCCGGCGCTACAGCTTCGCGACTCTCCTCGCGTGGGGGACGCACGAGGCGTTCCATCTCCTGCTCCTCCCGGACCGCATCGAGCGCGCGCTGCTCGCGGTCTCCTTCGGCCTGGGGGTTCTCTTCGCCGCCCTTCTCGCCCGCCAGATCCTCGTCCTGTCGCTCTCCCTGTACGCGGCCGACGTGGCGACGCGGACGCACCAGCCCATCGACACCCAGTTCATACCGCTCGTGCGCAAGCTCGCGACCGTGTTCATCGTCGCGACGGCGGCCGTCATCACGCTCAAGGGCTACGGCTACGACATCTCCACGCTGGTCGTCTCCCTCGGCGTCGGCTCCCTCGCGATCGGCCTCGGGATGCAGCAGACCGTGGCCAACATGATCGCCGGGTTCACCATCATGCTCGATCGCCCCTTCCGGATAGGGGATCGGGTGCAGCTCAGCACCGGCGAGGTCGGCGACGTCCTCGAGATCGGCCTGCGGTCGACGCGCGTCCTCGCGCTCGACCATTCGACCGTGATCATCCCGAACTCGCAGATGGCGAACGAGCGGATCGTGAACCACTCGTATCCCGACGTCAGCTTCCGGCCGATCCTGAGGTTCGGTGTCGCCTACGGGAGCGACCCGCCGAAGGTGAAGCGCGTCCTCGCCGAGGTGCTGGAGTCGGTGGCGCTCGTCGAGCGCAAGCCGCCGCCGAGCATCGCGTTCACGGGGTTCGGCGAGTCGTCGATGGCCGTCGCCGTGAGGTTCACGGTGGCGAGCTACAGGAACGACGGACAGGCCGTCGACGAGGTCGTCAGCGGCATCGCCCGCCGCTTCGAGGAGGAGGGGATCGTCATCCCGGCCGCGGTCCACATCGTCGCGCCGGCGGGGGGAGCCGGCGGGGGCGACCGGCCGGCGCGAAGCTGA
- a CDS encoding prepilin-type N-terminal cleavage/methylation domain-containing protein: MRGRPRGGSGGFTLIELIIVIALIGILATMVIPNMRDTPTRAKEAVLKADLHTFRDVIDQFFADRGHYPEDVRELVDKGYLRAVPEDPFTKSPSTWIPVYATDVGQEDPTAGGKLGKRGIYDVKSGASGTGLDGRPYNEW, encoded by the coding sequence ATGCGCGGCAGGCCCCGCGGCGGTTCGGGGGGCTTCACGCTGATTGAGCTGATCATCGTCATCGCGCTGATCGGCATCCTCGCGACGATGGTGATCCCCAACATGCGGGACACGCCGACGCGCGCGAAGGAGGCGGTCCTGAAGGCCGACCTCCACACCTTCCGCGACGTCATCGACCAGTTCTTCGCCGATCGGGGGCACTATCCCGAAGACGTGAGGGAGCTGGTCGACAAGGGGTACCTGAGGGCCGTGCCGGAGGACCCGTTCACGAAGTCCCCGTCCACCTGGATTCCGGTCTACGCGACGGATGTGGGGCAGGAGGACCCGACGGCCGGCGGAAAGCTCGGAAAACGCGGAATATACGACGTGAAAAGCGGCGCTTCGGGTACCGGTTTGGACGGGAGGCCCTACAATGAGTGGTGA
- the purS gene encoding phosphoribosylformylglycinamidine synthase subunit PurS yields MLRARVIVMLKSGVLDPQGRAVQGGLHSMGYDEVLDVRVGKEILLTLGDIPEALAKERVKEMCEKLLANPVIEEYKFTIERG; encoded by the coding sequence ATGCTGAGAGCGCGGGTCATCGTGATGCTGAAGTCGGGGGTTCTCGACCCGCAGGGGCGGGCCGTGCAGGGCGGATTGCACTCGATGGGATACGACGAGGTCCTCGACGTGCGCGTCGGGAAGGAGATCCTCCTGACGCTCGGCGACATTCCGGAAGCGCTCGCGAAAGAGCGCGTGAAGGAGATGTGCGAGAAGCTTCTCGCGAACCCGGTCATCGAGGAGTACAAGTTCACGATCGAGCGGGGGTAG
- a CDS encoding type II secretion system protein codes for MTDRPSEGKDGGRRERGHLLILLMVGVAVMLIMMTVAAQSWTFQMRREMEVELIFRGEQYIKGLEAFRKSNGNAFPVGDLKILAKRNTAGVRFMRKLYKNPFDPNGQWQYLYLHPGGTGFINPCAVGAGPGFNDPRGGRGRGGMLPGQNGGASTGFGNPFDRGITGRNTAADDEDEGGVPDARASSKLSALDPKTFKTTGIQKMNLPIVGVVDCKMVESIREYKGQTWLSNWAFTPLAQGEFGAVAPPGGSGGVARQFTGGVGNVEDAAYIGKGARNPTAPVANGDPSWMRGDQSGDQQPPEGGDQGYGSGGYDAYGNPVNADPNHPADPNHPADPNHPADPNHPARPANPPGPPRPNPQGPTPPVPPAGNPPPHAPDANGTVHDPNQPDDGSGDEDDEGDEGDDEDDSDPNAPTPDPNHPSTAGMQAEIPGVV; via the coding sequence ATGACGGATCGGCCGAGCGAAGGGAAGGACGGGGGGCGCCGCGAGCGGGGCCACCTCCTCATCCTCCTGATGGTGGGCGTCGCCGTCATGCTCATCATGATGACCGTCGCGGCGCAATCCTGGACCTTCCAGATGCGCCGCGAGATGGAAGTCGAGCTGATCTTCCGGGGCGAGCAGTACATCAAGGGGCTCGAGGCCTTCCGCAAGTCGAACGGCAACGCCTTCCCGGTCGGCGATCTCAAGATCCTCGCCAAGAGGAACACCGCCGGCGTGCGGTTCATGCGCAAGCTCTACAAGAACCCCTTCGATCCCAACGGGCAATGGCAGTACCTCTATCTGCACCCCGGCGGGACCGGCTTCATCAACCCGTGCGCCGTCGGCGCGGGCCCCGGCTTCAACGATCCGAGAGGTGGCCGGGGGCGGGGTGGCATGCTGCCCGGACAGAACGGCGGGGCGTCGACAGGGTTCGGAAACCCCTTCGATCGCGGGATCACCGGCCGGAACACCGCGGCCGACGACGAGGACGAGGGGGGCGTCCCGGACGCCCGGGCGTCGTCGAAGCTGAGCGCCCTCGATCCGAAGACCTTCAAGACGACGGGCATCCAGAAGATGAACCTCCCGATCGTCGGCGTCGTGGACTGCAAGATGGTCGAGTCGATCCGCGAGTACAAGGGACAGACCTGGCTCAGCAACTGGGCCTTCACCCCCCTCGCGCAGGGGGAGTTCGGTGCGGTGGCCCCGCCCGGCGGGAGCGGAGGCGTCGCGAGGCAATTCACCGGCGGGGTGGGCAACGTCGAGGACGCGGCCTACATCGGAAAGGGGGCGAGGAACCCGACGGCGCCGGTGGCCAACGGCGACCCCAGTTGGATGCGCGGAGATCAATCCGGCGATCAGCAACCGCCCGAAGGGGGAGACCAGGGGTATGGCTCCGGCGGCTACGACGCCTACGGCAACCCCGTGAACGCAGACCCGAACCATCCAGCCGACCCGAACCATCCAGCCGACCCGAACCATCCGGCCGACCCGAACCATCCGGCCCGGCCTGCGAACCCGCCGGGACCGCCGCGCCCCAACCCGCAGGGGCCCACGCCCCCAGTCCCGCCGGCCGGAAATCCGCCTCCTCACGCGCCGGACGCGAATGGGACCGTCCACGATCCGAACCAGCCCGACGACGGCTCGGGGGACGAGGACGACGAGGGGGATGAAGGGGACGACGAGGACGACTCGGATCCGAACGCCCCCACGCCGGATCCGAATCATCCATCGACGGCCGGGATGCAGGCGGAAATCCCCGGCGTCGTGTGA
- a CDS encoding methyltransferase domain-containing protein, giving the protein MIRPADLELLACPDCAGEGLAPRDARVEGGAVVSGALECAKCRSAFPIESGIPWLLPAALIGGRRHGFEGFPEEWRRWGEGLEGFRGWRARKAGDGDGAASRSEVRVAEMRRDAFAAWCGGVRGRALEAACGDGRLRGARGFRSREYWGIDPMPIEGTGYDFPFVAGVGERLPFRSGSFEAVLVKDSLHHFQDPGGFFDEARRVTSSGGSLLVCQGIEGGPAAPGAGERAALLLRRARTALRLALGGEFAELKARAMKSGGPGEAENVGHYLWRIRREDLELEVSRRYEIVDSRMDGNVVYLRART; this is encoded by the coding sequence ATGATCCGCCCCGCCGACCTCGAGCTTCTCGCGTGCCCCGACTGCGCCGGGGAGGGTCTCGCTCCGCGGGACGCCAGGGTCGAGGGAGGCGCGGTGGTGAGCGGCGCCCTCGAGTGCGCGAAGTGCCGGAGCGCGTTCCCGATCGAGAGCGGCATCCCCTGGCTGCTGCCCGCCGCGCTGATCGGCGGACGGCGGCACGGGTTCGAGGGGTTTCCCGAGGAGTGGCGACGGTGGGGCGAAGGGCTCGAGGGATTTCGCGGGTGGCGCGCGCGGAAAGCGGGAGACGGCGACGGCGCGGCGAGCCGCTCGGAGGTGAGGGTGGCCGAGATGCGCCGCGACGCCTTCGCGGCCTGGTGCGGCGGCGTCCGCGGGCGCGCGCTCGAGGCCGCCTGCGGCGACGGGCGGCTCCGGGGGGCGCGGGGGTTTCGCTCCCGCGAGTACTGGGGGATCGACCCGATGCCGATCGAGGGGACCGGCTATGATTTCCCCTTCGTCGCGGGGGTCGGCGAGCGCCTCCCGTTCCGGTCGGGGTCGTTCGAGGCGGTGCTGGTGAAGGACTCGCTGCACCACTTCCAGGATCCGGGCGGCTTCTTCGACGAGGCGCGGCGGGTGACCTCCTCCGGCGGATCTCTTCTCGTCTGCCAGGGGATCGAGGGGGGCCCCGCGGCCCCGGGCGCCGGCGAGAGGGCCGCGCTCCTCCTGAGGCGGGCGAGGACCGCCCTCAGGCTGGCGCTCGGCGGAGAGTTCGCGGAGCTGAAGGCCCGGGCCATGAAGTCCGGCGGGCCCGGGGAGGCGGAGAACGTCGGTCACTACCTCTGGCGGATCAGGCGCGAGGATCTCGAGCTGGAGGTCTCGCGGCGCTACGAGATCGTCGACTCGCGCATGGACGGGAACGTCGTGTACCTGAGAGCGCGGACCTGA
- a CDS encoding type II secretion system protein has protein sequence MPVRGRDARGLTLIEVLVTITILAILSAMVLPIARTTLRREKEMDLRRALRQMREAIDQFKKFSDSGAIQPRCLQCFGYPEDIKALVEGVPQVGAIDKKLRFLRRIPIDPMTGEQSWGMHSIQDDPNSDSWGHQNVYDVFSLSEETSLDGSKYRDW, from the coding sequence ATGCCGGTGCGCGGGCGCGACGCGAGGGGGCTCACCCTCATCGAGGTCCTGGTGACCATCACCATCCTCGCGATCCTCTCGGCGATGGTCCTCCCCATCGCCCGGACGACGCTCCGGCGCGAGAAGGAGATGGACCTCCGCCGCGCGCTCCGTCAGATGCGGGAGGCGATCGACCAGTTCAAGAAGTTCAGCGACTCCGGGGCCATCCAGCCGCGGTGCCTCCAGTGCTTCGGCTACCCGGAGGACATCAAGGCGCTCGTGGAAGGGGTCCCGCAGGTGGGCGCCATCGACAAGAAGCTCCGGTTCCTGCGCCGGATCCCGATCGATCCGATGACGGGAGAGCAGAGCTGGGGGATGCACTCGATCCAGGACGATCCCAACAGCGACTCGTGGGGGCATCAGAACGTCTACGACGTCTTCTCCCTCAGCGAGGAGACCTCGTTGGACGGGAGCAAGTACCGTGACTGGTGA